One Candidatus Nitrososphaera evergladensis SR1 genomic window, GCCGCACATGCTATAGTGCAATGATGCAGTACTTGATGCTTGCGTTCCTGCGACAACAGCAGCAGGCTAACTTAAATAACATAAGAACGCGCGTAATCTCTAGTGAGAAAATTTAACAAGACAACCAGTGGCAAGTGCGAATGCATCTGCCACAGCAGGCCAAATACCGACTATTGTGGGTATTGCTCGCCTGCGCACAGGCGTACCACGTACGCAAAGTAAATCAGGCTCCGTGCAATCCCTCCTGGCACGCCCTCATTTCTTTTCTTGTCTAGTATATCGAGTTTGAAAGCATATATCAAGACGTCCTTTCCAGTATAATGTTATACACACATGTCTGCAAGCAACAACAACAGCAAGAAAAAGACAAAGTTCAGCATTCTGGCAATAGCCATCGTAGCGGCAGTCGCAATTGCAATTGCCCTTCAGGCGGGTTATGCTTCTGCGCAGCAGCAAGGCAGCAATAGCACCATCGTGCGAGTCCAGAAAACCGTCATGTCCGCCCCTGCGCCAGTCACCGCTCAAGGGCACCCGACCCACCAGGTCGTCTTTGCCCTCCCGCTAAGAGACGACGGCAGGATCTGGTCCGGCACGGTCACTTTCACTGCAAGCAAGCCAATAGAGATAGAGGTGATGCACAGGTACAACCCTGCCGTGGCGCCCACCGCCGAGTACGGCCAGCCGCCGGTCGCCGTCATCAACGGCACCACGATAACCTACTCGCACATGACAGGAATCGTCGACACGCCAATCCTTTCAGGAGACTCGCCAATCTCGTCAGGCACCTTTGACTTTACGGGGAGCGCCCTTGTCTTCCACAAGAGAAGCGGCGAGCCCTTTACCGTGACCTACACGATTGACGCGGTTGCAAAAACCCTGACGCAATGAGATGCGAGAGCCGGCCACGCGCCTAACCTCCTTACTCTTTTTTATGGTCTTCTTTTCGCAATCACGATGGCAAGCGCCGCGCCGGCTGCCGCTGCAATTGCGATTGCATAGTACGTCTGCATCCTCAGGTCCTGCACCGGCTTTATGACCGAGTCGTAAGGCTGGATTGAAAACACTGCCCAGGTAGCGCCCGGCACCCTGACAGGATGATACGCGACAAGCATCTCCTTGCCTCCTATTGACTCGACTGCCACGCCTGATTCGCCGGAGATGGCCTTTTTGTATACGTCCATTTCTGCAAGAGGCTTGCTGGCCTCTTCAAGCGAGGGTACTATTTTGTTCGAATAGACTACTTCATGACCATGCTGGTCAGCATAGGTAAAACGCCTGCCGTCATCGTTGTCAAACATGTCCTTTGCAAACTTGTCCAAGTTTTGAAGGTGGACAATTCCTATCCAGACGCCTTTCAGCTCGTCGCCAGAAGTAACCGGAACTGCCACTGCTGACGCGCTTGCGCCGCTTGACGCAGAAATGTACACTTCGCCAAGGTACGTCGAGCCGCTGTTCACTGCGCCCTTGAAGTAGTCGCGGAATGCAAAGTTGGTGCTTGTCAGGTTCATCTGCCTATAGTACGGCTCTTCCATGTACATCTCGCCGTTTGGAAGTATGAACGCTATGGCCTCGATGTCTTGGCTCTTTGACAAGACCGACTGTGCTACCTGCCTCTTTTCTGCATCGACGTTCTGCGGCACTCCGTGGAGCTCTTTGGTCATCTGCGCAACATACGGCGCGCCAGCTGTCACCTGCGGCAGGCTGCCTGTTGCTTCCATGAGGGACGCTATGGTGGAAAGCTTGCCCTCAGTGGCAATGGCCAGCGCGCGAACGTCGCTTGCTTCTTTTTTTCTTATCTCTTGCTCAAGCGCGTTGATGCTGGCCGTGCCAACAGCTGCAAGTATTATGATGGCTAGTGCGACCGCAACAGAATATGCTGCAAGATTTCTGGCCTTGCCTGACAACAATAACGTCATCTTGTACCATCCTGCTACGTGCAGGATATAATCTTTTTATAGAATTTTCCTCGGATGCCGGCACACGATATTTTTTTGGATGTGTGTAAAATTTGCCAATGCGCAGCTTAAGCCGCTCGATTTGATGCAGGTGCAAGTGGGAGAAAAAAATAGAACAATGTTCGTACAGTTATTATATTCAAGCGGGTGTCCTTGCTGATAGGGTATAGCTTGCAGAGAATAGTGGTAATAGCTGCAGCAGTTATTGTTGCGGCAGCCATCGTGGCTGCGGCAGGCATTATCGTTGCATACCCGCTTCAGGCGGCAAACCCTAAACCCGTGGACCGCTCGCCAGACCTGCGTCTCCTTGCCTCCAACCTTGAAGAAAGGATCGCAGGCTATGTCAAAGTGATGGAATTGACAGGAATGATGCCTGAAGTGAGAAGCACCGATTCGCTCTCGCTTGTAAGTACCGCCCAGATGGGCATCCCTCAGGACGCGGACGTGGCCAAGAGACAAGTCGCAAAGAACATCATTGCCACGTACGGCGACGACAACGTTGCAAGCATCTTTTTCCTCACGCCGGAGGGAAACATCTACATCGGCGAGCCCTTTGAGCAGCAAAAGCAGCTGCCGAGACTGAACTATTCTGATCGGGACTGGTACCAGGGGGTTTCTTCCACCAAAGAAGCATACGTCAGCTCTGTCTTCATGTCCGCAGCCATACACGAGCCTGCAGTCGCAGTGGCCGTGCCAGTCTACGGGCAGACGGCAGCAGGCGCAGAAGAAAAGGACAACAATATTATCGGCTACTGGGTGGCAATCATCAACCTTGACGGGATTGAAAAGGGCTTGAAGCAGCTTGAAGGTAGCTCGCGGATAATATTCGTGGATCACAACGGGACTGAAATTGCCGACTCGGCAAGGGACCCTTCAGCTGCAAGGACCGACCTGAGAAGCTTTTCAAACCTTGAAAGCGTCAAGGCCGCGCTTGCGGGCAAGAGTGGTTCCATCGTAGAGGTCATTGACGGCAAGAGCATGAGGGTAAGCTATGCTCCTGTAAAGGCACAACCACACACGTGGGCGGTAGTGTCGATGCAGCCAGAAGGCTGATGAGAGATTTTATTTGTCTATGCTCTTGCATTATCTGAATATAGTTGGACAGCTCTGATAGTTTTGTCGTCAGGCCGATGAAGCGGCAGGAGCTTGACCTTGCGCTTGGCTGGGCTGCAAGCGAGGGGTGGAATCCTGGCTTGCATGACGCCTGCGCATTCTATGATTTTGATTCCAAGGGGTACTTCGTCGGGCTGCTTTCTGGCGTCCCTGTAGGCTGCATCTCTGCCGTGGCCTACGACGACACTTTTGGGTTCCTTGGGCTCTATATCGTCAAACCTAAGCACCGAGGCAGGGGCTTTGGGATGAAGCTGTGGCGCCATGCTCTGCGGCGCCTTGGGGACCGCAACATCGGCCTTGACGGTGTAGTTGGGCGCCAGCGCGACTATGAACGCGAAGGCTTTGTGCTTGCGCACAGAAACATCCGCTATGAGTCAGCCGGTACGATAGCAGCACGTACGATGCCGCGCAATGTGGTTGACCTGCGAAAAAAATACAGCATAGATGACGTTGCGGAATATGAAAAGAGGCTCTTTCCTGCACAGCGCGCCAGGTTTCTGGACAGGTGGCTGAATCCTCCACAGGGAGCCGCCCTAGGCTATGTGGATGACAAAAGCGGCAGGCTTGCCGGATACGGCGTCATTCGCAGGTGCGTGCGCGGATATAAAATAGGCCCCTTGTTTGCGGACACGCACGACGCAGCAAGGGATCTGCTCATTGGATTGGCGGGACATGCCGCCGGGGAACCTGTATACATCGATGTCCCAGAAGCAAACGGGATGGCCGTTGACTTGGCAAAAGAGGCAGGGATGAACAAAGTGTTTGAAACTGCGAGGATGTACAACGTTTCCAAGCCCGACCTTGACATTTTGCGAACCTATGGCGTGACCACTCTTGAGCTGGGCTGATACTGTGAAAAAAATTTGCTTAAATGAGGGGTGGTTGATGGAGCATATGCGCACATATATGCAGCAGACTGGAAACGCAGCTGGCGATGTCGAATACTGCAGCTGGCAAGAGATTCAGGAGCTGACGCGCAAAATTGCCACATCCTTGCATGACAAAGCCGCAAAACACGACTGCATACTGGCAATAGCAAACGGCGGGATAATTCCTGCCAAACTCTTGGCGGAGGAGCTTGGCATCGACCAGATAATGTTGATTCCCATCAGGAACAAGCAGATAATTGAAGCAGAAATGCCGTCCTTGCAAAAGGGGAAAAAGTACCTCGTAGTCGATGACATCTATGACACCGGCGACATTTACCAAAAAGTTGCAAGAGTCATGCAGGGCTTTGACTGCACGTTTGCATTCTGCATGAGCCGCTATCATCAGGAATTTGGAATTTATGGGAAACTGCTAAACCACAAGCGATGGATAGTTTTTCCATGGGAAAAAGCACAGGCATAGCCGGCCGGCCATGTGGTTTTGCTAGATATTATATTTCCCCTGCCTGCAGCTGAAATCCCGTATATACGTATATTCAAAAAGGGGCTTGTGCTACACGTAGTGTATAGATGGCAAGAAAGACAGTCTATGGCAAGTGCCCCAAGTGCAAGGCCCGGGGCGACCTCGTCGTTATGTCCGGCACGCCAGGCAAAGAGAAGTTCAAGTGCAACCAGTGCTACCACGTTTTTGGGATGGACGAGCTGTGATCTATCGGTGTTCTGACGGACACATCAGCTTTGCAAAGGAGCCTCTTTTGCACTGCGGCATGAAGGGCTGCGAAAATTCAGCTGACGCGGTAAGTACTGTTGATATCGAGTGGTTTTACCGCATAAGCCCGTCTGGCCTTGCGATAAACGAACAGGACTTGCACATGATTCTAAAAGACAGGAACATGCCGCAGGATGTCAAGGACAGGGTGCGCGAAATTTTTCCTGCAGTACCGGAGAAAAAGAAACGGTTCTTTGGACTGCGGTAAAAGATTGAAGAATGAGAAGAGGAAGAAGGTAAACGGCGCTTGGCGATCCTGCATCAACGACCTGTTACAGCCCATGCCGTTAAAGTCGCGGTTTTCACCTTTTGACGCAGTTTTGTTTTTTTCGTGCGTGCGTATGCCGCCAAGCGCCAACCTCAAGTATCGGGTGTCGGCACTATCATCCAGCTACATTATGCAGTTCTACTATAAAAAATTACCGTGAACTGTATTTATCTTATGATTTTGGTAATGAATAACATTTTAGATATAGTTTCTTTGCATTTTATGAATTATGTATATTTTCATGCTCTAGGTTTGGCATCAATCTGCCAATGTCGATGATATGCATGGTAAACGCTGCTAATCGCCTTGCACGCATACTAAATATCCTGCAATGGCAACTAGAACAAAAACATCATCAAAATGTACCAGAACCTTAACAAAGCCCGTAGGGTCACCAGTGCATGTGCAGTACGACGAACTGTGCAACCGCATACTGGAGCTTGAAAGCTCTATCCGCTTTGTGGCACTTGCAGATCATCTGGGCCTGCTGATAGCGACTGTGTACCGAAAGGGCTTGGTTCCTCTTGCGACCAAGGATGAGACCGCCAAGTACGCCGGCCAGCTCGTGCTCCTCACCGGCGCCGTCTCGGGAGGCAAGTTCATGTCCAAGGTGGGCAAGATGCAGTACGTGGTGGGCAAGTTCGAGAACCTCGTGAGGGCAACCATCCCGATAGTATCAGACGACTATGACAAGTACTACCTGTTAATGTCGCTTGACGTCGACTCGGACTATGTGCACGTCATCGACAGGGTGCTTGCCTTCTTGCGAGAAAACCACTCGGCGTTCTAGCTGGCTACCCTTTCTTTTCCGGGTTTGGCATAGAACTTACTATTGTCTGAAGTTCTGAAACAATGCCTTCGACTGACTTTATCTCTGTCAGCGGCCGGACCGTCCTCTGCACCAGAGGCATAGACGGCAGCAGGAACAATACTTGCTGCAGCTCGTCGTTTGACGCCACGTCAAGGACGATTATCCCGCCGGGCGAGTCTGCAAACGCGTATGCAAACTTGATCTTGCCCTGTTCTTTCAACTCTTGGTACGTGGCAAAGGTCTGCTGGAGCATCTTCATCTGCGCGACTGCGACTTCGGGTCCGACAAACTCTAGCTTTACTGTGTCGATGACAAGAAACAGCATATTGCCCAATAATTGCTGCCGGCGCCAATAAGTCTGTCGGTATAATGTGCTAATAATGTTGATATGCTGGCTCCCATCCAAAAAGTGCCATGTCGTCGTCTACAGAATCGCTGCGCAACGACCATTTCCTCATTGAAAAGATGATGAGGGCGCTCAACGTAACCGCGGACCTGCTGCAAGCCGGCAAGTCCATTCCCGCGCCGTTCCTTGAGCAGGCGCTGGACTTTACAAAGAACTTTACCAACGTCTGCCACCACGGCAAGGAGGAAGACACGCTGTTTCCTACGCTGGAAAGGGGCGGCATGCCAAGGCAGGGCGGGCCGATAGCAAGGATGCTCCTTGAGCATGAGATGACAAAACAGCTTGCAGAAAAGATGGACGTATCTGCCAAGGCGTACGTACAGACCGGCAACGCCGGCCAGCTTGTCGCAGATATTCGCAGCTACACCGACCACGTCTCGCAGCATTTGACAAAGGAGAATTTCCGCTTGTTTGCGATGGCCGACATGATGCTTCAGGGAAAAGCCGCGCAGGTAAACCAAGAGCTTGCCAAGACGGAAGAAGCAAAACTGCAGTCGCTTGGCAAAACCCGGAGCCACTATGAGCAGCTGGTCAAAAGCTACGACGCCGAGATAAGAAAGAATCAGGCATAGCCGCAATGGCCCAAGAGCAGGATGACGAAATAGAAAAGATGCTCCGTGAGCTGCACGCGTCATACTTGAAAGCAAACGAATACGATGAGGGCGACCCGATTTTCTACCGGATAAACTACCGGCTTGCAGACGCATTTTCCCTCACTAGAGAGGAAGCAGAGAACTACCACGCAGAATACCACAAGAAAAACCCCCGGCGCGTGTCGGAGGGATTCTGCGACGCTTGTAATAGGATAGTTGGCATCATCCCGATAATCTACGGAGTGCAGGAAGGCGACATGGAGCGCATGAAGGCCGCAGAAGCGCAAGGGCGGCTGATAATTGGCGACATAACGCAAGTCCGGGAAGGCGCCAAGGTGGCAATGTTTGGCTGC contains:
- a CDS encoding muconolactone Delta-isomerase, which gives rise to MLFLVIDTVKLEFVGPEVAVAQMKMLQQTFATYQELKEQGKIKFAYAFADSPGGIIVLDVASNDELQQVLFLLPSMPLVQRTVRPLTEIKSVEGIVSELQTIVSSMPNPEKKG
- a CDS encoding hemerythrin domain-containing protein, with the protein product MSSSTESLRNDHFLIEKMMRALNVTADLLQAGKSIPAPFLEQALDFTKNFTNVCHHGKEEDTLFPTLERGGMPRQGGPIARMLLEHEMTKQLAEKMDVSAKAYVQTGNAGQLVADIRSYTDHVSQHLTKENFRLFAMADMMLQGKAAQVNQELAKTEEAKLQSLGKTRSHYEQLVKSYDAEIRKNQA
- a CDS encoding cache domain-containing protein; the protein is MQRIVVIAAAVIVAAAIVAAAGIIVAYPLQAANPKPVDRSPDLRLLASNLEERIAGYVKVMELTGMMPEVRSTDSLSLVSTAQMGIPQDADVAKRQVAKNIIATYGDDNVASIFFLTPEGNIYIGEPFEQQKQLPRLNYSDRDWYQGVSSTKEAYVSSVFMSAAIHEPAVAVAVPVYGQTAAGAEEKDNNIIGYWVAIINLDGIEKGLKQLEGSSRIIFVDHNGTEIADSARDPSAARTDLRSFSNLESVKAALAGKSGSIVEVIDGKSMRVSYAPVKAQPHTWAVVSMQPEG
- a CDS encoding phosphoribosyltransferase — protein: MRTYMQQTGNAAGDVEYCSWQEIQELTRKIATSLHDKAAKHDCILAIANGGIIPAKLLAEELGIDQIMLIPIRNKQIIEAEMPSLQKGKKYLVVDDIYDTGDIYQKVARVMQGFDCTFAFCMSRYHQEFGIYGKLLNHKRWIVFPWEKAQA
- a CDS encoding cache domain-containing protein, with protein sequence MTLLLSGKARNLAAYSVAVALAIIILAAVGTASINALEQEIRKKEASDVRALAIATEGKLSTIASLMEATGSLPQVTAGAPYVAQMTKELHGVPQNVDAEKRQVAQSVLSKSQDIEAIAFILPNGEMYMEEPYYRQMNLTSTNFAFRDYFKGAVNSGSTYLGEVYISASSGASASAVAVPVTSGDELKGVWIGIVHLQNLDKFAKDMFDNDDGRRFTYADQHGHEVVYSNKIVPSLEEASKPLAEMDVYKKAISGESGVAVESIGGKEMLVAYHPVRVPGATWAVFSIQPYDSVIKPVQDLRMQTYYAIAIAAAAGAALAIVIAKRRP
- a CDS encoding GNAT family N-acetyltransferase; its protein translation is MDSSDSFVVRPMKRQELDLALGWAASEGWNPGLHDACAFYDFDSKGYFVGLLSGVPVGCISAVAYDDTFGFLGLYIVKPKHRGRGFGMKLWRHALRRLGDRNIGLDGVVGRQRDYEREGFVLAHRNIRYESAGTIAARTMPRNVVDLRKKYSIDDVAEYEKRLFPAQRARFLDRWLNPPQGAALGYVDDKSGRLAGYGVIRRCVRGYKIGPLFADTHDAARDLLIGLAGHAAGEPVYIDVPEANGMAVDLAKEAGMNKVFETARMYNVSKPDLDILRTYGVTTLELG